A single region of the Coregonus clupeaformis isolate EN_2021a unplaced genomic scaffold, ASM2061545v1 scaf0312, whole genome shotgun sequence genome encodes:
- the LOC123484428 gene encoding C-type lectin domain family 4 member E-like, with amino-acid sequence MLCVLQITLNISLRLVYNRGMGDKTNVTAERDQLQKERDDLKRKFSNLKQTCPEGWQKFESSWYFISTETKTWMESREDCLERGADLVIVNSDKEQEFLFGLNKRAWIGLTDSVTEGTWRWVDHTLLTTPSYWYQQQPDNGNDDPANGEEDCVELNTETWLPVKAWNDQSCEDNRHWICEKRV; translated from the exons ATGCTGTGTGTTCTACAAATCACGCTGAACATCTCCCTGAGACTAGTCT ATAACAGAGGCATGGGAGATAAAACCAATgtgactgcagagagagaccagctacagaaggagagagatgatctCAAAAGAAAGTTCTCTAATCTGA AACAAACCTGTCCTGAAGGCTGGCAGAAGTTTGAATCCAGTTGGTACTTCATCTCTACTGAGACTAAaacctggatggagagcagagaggactgtctggagagaggagctgaCCTAGTCATCGTAAACAGTGATAaggaacag GAGTTTCTCTTTGGCCTCAATAAGAGAGcctggattggtctgactgactctGTTACTGAGGGGACCTGGAGATGGGTGGACCACACActactgaccaccccaag TTACTGGTACCAACAGCAGCCTGACAATGGTAATGACGACCCAGCAAATGGGGAGGAGGACTGTGTTGAGCTGAACACAGAAACATGGCTTCCTGTAAAGGCATGGAATGACCAGTCATGTGAAGACAATCGTCACTGGATTTGTGAAAAACGGGTTTAA